A single Leptidea sinapis chromosome 2, ilLepSina1.1, whole genome shotgun sequence DNA region contains:
- the LOC126977892 gene encoding uncharacterized protein LOC126977892, with the protein MDRFDTELFIDEVEKRPALWNIQCAEYSNKTIKNGAWQELVEIFGENEDSLEKKVLFGVSLQKKWKNIRDAYNKEFKKGKSIPSGSGACKGSKYMYFDRLSFLQKTIENKETITNIDEAKNEEIRNIDQKLDNFVNAREIQPVPNKRKKTKITSEERLANILENSIESRDKIQRQIQESMSKQDDDDKLFCMSLYKELKKVPENKRLATKIELLQVIQKGQKLPSPIHITSQQNTHNAEFWQNQQYSNPQGYFTGYSTIVPGESPSPLSCNSTDDSQSSIVQNIYSDV; encoded by the exons ATGGATCGCTTCGACACCGAGCTATTCATCGATGAGGTGGAAAAAAGACCTGCTTTGTGGAACATCCAATGTGCAGAATATTCTAACAAAACGATTAAAAACGGAGCTTGGCAGGAGCTGGTGGAGATTTTTGGAGAAAATGAGGATTCTTTGGAAAAGAAGGTTCTTTTTG GTGtatcattacaaaaaaaatggaagAACATCCGTGATGCTTATAATAAGGAATTCAAGAAAGGCAAATCAATTCCTTCTGGTTCTGGTGCATGTAAAGGTTCAAAATACATGTATTTCGACCGGCTTTCTTTTCTTCAGAAGACGATAGAAAACAAAGAAACTATCACAAACATAGATGAAGCCAAAAATGAAGAAATTCGGAACATTGACCAAAAGCtagataattttgtaaatgCACGTGAAATACAACCGGTACCCAATAAAAGGAAGAAAACTAAAATTACTTCAGAAGAGCGATTGGCTAACATATTAGAAAATAGTATTGAATCAAGAGATAAAATACAAAGACAAATACAAGAAAGTATGTCAAAGcaagatgatgatgataaacttTTTTGCATGTCATTGTATAAAGAGTTAAAGAAAGTTCCAGAAAATAAACGATTGGCTACTAAAATTGAATTGCTCCAGGTAATACAGAAAGGGCAGAAATTACCATCGCCTATTCATATCACGAGCCAGCAAAACACGCATAATGCAGAATTTTGGCAAAACCAACAATATTCAAACCCACAAGGATATTTCACTGGATATTCTACAATAGTACCAGGAGAGTCTCCATCGCCTTTATCATGCAATAGCACTGACGATTCACAGTCTTCTatagtacaaaatatatattctgacgtataa